The DNA sequence TACAGATTTAGAGTTCCTAAAGGATTACAAACGCAATGGAATCCATAGAAACAGATAAGGAGATTAAGGGATCGAATCCTACGTCGGTTCAGCGTAAATCGGTTCTGCGGTTCAGCAACTCTTTGTCCCTTGGTCACGTTtgtaagtgaaataataataataataataatacgctcATAAccttgatataatataatataattatataataataataattataataataataataatgataataataaaaataataataataataataatgataataataataataataataataataatgataatgataataataatagtaataataataaataatataatataatatcattcatAATCTTAACGGAATAAAAAAGCGTAAATAGCTGTTTGGAATTTCgcgaattatttttatattcgaatgattgtaattagtatcattacaaGTATTgctatttgtattatcatcattattaccattaagattattatcattccatcaccgttactatcattatcattgtttttgctgtttttattgttgtaattattattattattattaatactatcattattacttttattgttattactcttattattatcatcattatcattattattattatcattattataattgttattgcttttgatgttgcttttactgttattcttgttattattactattgttattattattattattattattattattattattattattattattattattattattgctgttgttttgttgttgttgttgttgttattattattattaatataatgataataataataataataataataataataataataataataataataataataatgataataataataattattattattattattattattattattattattatcattattatatcattattactattatcattattattattattattattattattattattattattattattattattattatcatattattattattattattattattattattattattattatcacttttattgttattactcttattattatcattattattgctttttatgttactgttactgttgttcttgtcattattactattgttattagtattgttatcattatgatttctattttttcattattattattgtcatatttaccattactattattatcatcagtaacattactatctatgttattataagttttgttttgtttttatcattgtcattattatcaacgttaccgctatcatcactgctattatcatttttgtcataatgattattattgctgccATTAATATTATTCGAAAaaaacttatttatcattattattattactattattattattattattattattattattattattattattatcattgttattattattattattattattattattgtcattattattattttttattattattaatattattattattattattatcatcatcatcatcctcatcctcatcatcatcatcatcatcatcattttattatcatcatcattagcattattatcattgtcatcattatcaccatcatcactcttATCCCTTCCCATCATCACAATcagtaccatcaccatcacagtaTCAGTTTCGCTTCTCCCTCACAATCAGTATCACTATCCCGCCTCATCCTGTGTGAGAGGTCGCGTTAATATCTTCAGAAAATGAGGGATTTACACTAATACCaaagggaaggggcggggggggggaaggtggggaagggaaggaggagatgaaaggaagggggagggagaggaaaagaaggggggaggagtgagagaggacatggggggggggggagggataagaagaCGAAGATATAAGTAGAGGCAGAAGGAAGCGGTCACTCAGTTGATAGTGACGCCGCTGCTCGCTTGGCCAGGTACGTTCGGCTCAAGTTCAattgtgtctgcatgtatatatatgtgtgtgtgtgtgtgtgtgtgtatatatatatatatatatatatatatatatatatatatatatatatatatgatatataatatatatatatatatatatatatatatgtatatatataatatatatatatatattaagtatataatatatatatatatatatatatatatatatatatatatatagtataatatatatatatatataatatatatatataatataatatatatatatatatatatatatataatatatatattttgtgattggtgtgtagtggtgttggtgtgttgtaggtctataatgtgtgtatatacatcaacacaatattatatatatatatatatatatatatatatatatatatatatatatatatattgtgtgtgtgtgtgtgtgtgtgtgtgtgtgtgtgtgtgtgtgtgtgtgtgtgtgtgtgtgtgtgtgtgagtctatctatctgtctctatatacatacatataagtacacacacacacacacacacacacacacacacacacacacacacacacacacacacacacgcacacaacacacacacacacacacacacacacacacacacacacacacacacacacacacacacacacacacacacacactcacacgcacacacacacacacacacacacacacacacacacacacaaacatatatgtacatatatgtatatatatatatatatatatatatatatatatatatatatatatatatatatatatatatatatatatatatataaatatatatatatatatatatatatatatatatatatatatatatatatatatattggaaatctcactttccaataaatctagtttgtgtttagtgggtttttctaccgtacatatttgtgtgtgtgtgtgtccggtgtgcgtttgtgtgtttgtgcgtgagctAAATATGAATCTATAACCTAAAGATAATACTTACGACAAATGAcgaaaaaaatagcaaattttGATTTGATCAACGTGTTGCATttcctatatgtatgtatcattaataACATGTCAAATGCATAAGCAGATACTATTATCCAAAGTTAATTATCATGAAAGGAGTTGTAAACCAAGATAAGGCTTAAGTGCCAAATGGTCAAGTAATAACCATAGAAattagcatttttaaaaaatttactttattattactatttttttaagattactatttttttaagatGTCCCCAGATATAAGGAGCAACAACAGAACAGATTTTAAATGCTGTCAAAAAAGATACACTTTATAATTAGATTTTCTTAATTCATGCATTTTTATATCGGATGTTTTGCACTgcatttgatataattatatacgaaTAGTATGAAATAGTcataatgtataattatgttgAATCAATAACGATTTTTGTTCCGGATCTAAATGTCAAAGGTTCGAACTTCTACCGTTGTAAGGCTCAtccactttttcacattttcacaagTGTACAAAAAGTACTCTTTTTCCCGAGAACCGCTCCCTCCCTCCAGAGTGAACAGAgcgaaaagatgaaaatgatgacctCTGCCACAGGATCTCCAATTTGATCCGAATCGTCATTTTTATGATGTTCTTCAAAGCGTACGCCAGTGATTACCCTACCACGTCATTCTGGGTTTATACCTAGAGTAGAAGTTCTAGTAGTTGGCAGATAGGGTAGTTATACATTGATATcgatacgttatttttttttcattttattattattatcattattcaaaatagAAACAAGTCTTACTGCGACTTGGTTTAACATTACGGTTGATACTCTCCACAACAGTCATATACACCTCTGAATTTTCCAGAATTCGTACGTGTAATTGGATCTACCGATTCTGTATAAAAGAAAACGATGAAAATAGAGGGTAACTGTCCTAACTTTTAGAGGGTGTATTTGTTGCTCCCACGACTTGCTTCTGTTTCTACATTACGTTTGTATTGTAAACTCTCTGCCGCCCATAAGATAAAAATGCGATTAATTGAAGACTATAATAACCGGAAAGGATAAATAAAAGTCGCCAAATGAAGAAGATTAAAACGAAAAAGGCGGGGCGAAAGGCGGGAAACCGCGAAGGTGTCTGGGAGAAGAAACAGAGACCTcgagggttgggagggagggattcCGGCCACCCGCACGCCCACACCCATCTAACAGGTCCTGTTTCTATCTTCCAGACGTCCGGCGGTCTCTCCAACCCGCCCACAACACCCGTGCTAAACCATTTGACCCGCgctcctttcatcttttttatattcacactttcttctccgttttctcttcgGCCTCCaaaattccctccttttccctactccgcttccttccttctccttcttgttcaCTCTACTTTCATCCTTATCGCCTTCACACACAATGACAATCGGCCTCCTGACGGGGCAGCAGCGGCCCATTCTGATGTCCCCGCGATGGACGATCACGAACCAGGTCTCGCTGCCGACGGGGTCCAACTCAGCGCCTGACCGTGCGGCGAGATACATTCACGCCGTTCAGTTCCTCTTCGTCGCGACACTCTCGCTCAAGGACCTCTTCCCTCCTGACGAAAGGAGGTGAGTGGATGGATATTAatttactctttcctctctctctccttcccattttcaGAGCGGACGAGACTGATTCTTGAGCACAGGTTCTTCATTCCTTTGAGCTGACTAGGTCTCAGCTTCAGATGCCATCGCCGCTAAAAGGAACCTATGAAATCACAAACTCTTGAAACAAACCAAACCTCGTTAAAAAAGTACACTAGAAACCCTATTCCTTGCCGTCTGTCCAACTGTCTGGCGAGCATGACGTCCGAATTCATCCTGTCGAAGCCCTTCTGGAACGTGGCCAACACGCTGGTCCTGCCGGTGCTCTCTGACGACAACGGCGACGGCATCCCCAAGCTGCGCTCCCTCGTCTCGCTCTCGCTGCCCATCACCATCTTCCTGGACTCTATCCTCGGGGAACCGCCCTCGGCTGCGTCCTCGTCCGCGCCCTtagggaggaggtaaggaaggagggctGAAGGAGGACGTTTGGGTGAGGACGCGCAAGGTAAGGAAAAGGACGGGGCTGGAGGAAGACTGCTGGGAAAAAAGTAGGAGGATAAGGTTTAGGAGGCAGAGAAAAAGGTTGATGACTAGGATGAGAAAATAATGTCAGGGAAAGATAGAGATTACGGAATCTAAAACTCAGCAGAGAAAGAGCAAAGGATTAGAGATAAAGATTGTCAATCAGAaggtaaacaaaagaaatatctaacaagaaaatcatatatacagacccttcgtgtgtttatttgtttgtctgtctctctctctctcccttcctccctacctccctccttcccctcctctctctctctctgtctccctctcctcctcctctctctctcttcttccctcccgcccctcctttctctctctttctccctcccctcctctctctctctcttcctccctctcctcctttctccatcccttccttccctccctctctccctccctccctccctcccctcacccctccctccctcccctcatccctctcccctctccccagcgGCGGATCCCGAAGCCTGGGCGAGGACCAGCTCAACATCTTCCACTCTATCGAGGACTCGCTGGCCAGCCTGGGAGTGGACGGCCGCTCGTGCCTCCTGCGGCTCATCTGCGAGCTGCAGGGGAACGCCATCGGGAGGTACACCGTGGTCGGGGAGCTGCTCACTCTGCTGTTCACGTGGGTTCGGCGTCgtggttgctgctgctgttggcaCTTTTAGCTTTGTGCTTGTTtgcggttgggtttttttgtttattcattactattatcatatctttttttggcggcagtcttatttttttttatttgttcattattggtattactgtcATGATCGTTAttcatgtatgtttattattgtcatcattattattattgttattaacaatatcattaatattaatatcattattagtaataatataatcattaatgatatcattattattaaaatcattatcattcctgttatcattatcattataattatcatcatcctttttattatcatcatcacgcttattactattgtcattatcattgttgttgttgtacatatctatattaatattagcatCTTAACCACTACCTCGAACTACATCTTATCTTTAAGTGAAAATTTTCCAGTTTGTTCTCATATTTATTCACCGTTAAACGTCTCATTATCCTATCTTACTTTTCTAAAATACGataaacgataacaacaacaacaacaatatcagaaataaaatgaaatgcaaaTGCACCAAAACTTCTCAACAACCTCACAGTTAACCCCGACCCTGCCCCTACCTCCCCCTACACTTTCCCCGCCATGCAATGCTCATCCCACACACCCACTCCCATGCAGGCCGAAGCGTGGAATGAATGACTTCCTGCATGACTACATTGAGGCCGAAGACGCCGGGAGAGACGGGGGCGACTGTGCCTCCAGATACCAGGCCTGTCCCTTTTCTCTGACGGGAACGCTCGAGAGGTACCGTCGGTATAtggaggtaagagagggggaaggggaggggggagggggagagggaaggtgggggaggggggaaggggaggaggggagagagagggacggggtgatgaggtggtgggggaagggggggaagggagagagagattgggagtgggtggggggaggaaggaaggaaggagagagagagagagagagagagagagaaagagagagagagagagagagaagagagagagagagagagagagagagagagagagagagagagagagagagagagagagagagagatggagagagatggagagagggaggcagggagaggcggggagaagtagagaatggagagatagaatgaggtagagagagggagaaaaaagggattgGGATGGAGAAAAGGAACAGGAGCAAgataatagacaaatagatagatagagagagagatgaacataaAATAAGCTTTGTGTGAGAAAGAACGATTCAGAAAcggtttattttaataaattttcaacGATTATTAACAAAGCGAAAATTAAGGTTGAACAGATGTGTTTCATACTAGTtagttaatttatttaattatattatgtgatatacactttttaaaaaatcactgtcTTTGGCATATCTTCCGCAGGATATAATTATGGAATTCAATGTTTTTGGTGTATATAAgttcacatatgtatgtgtgtgtatatatatgtatatatatttatatgtatttttttttttttttttacggtaggttcatgtctgagccgccgtggtcacagcatgatattcaattgcagtttttcatgttgtgatgctgttggagtgagtacgtggtagggtccccagttcctttccacggagagtgctggtggtacctttttctaggtaatcattctctctattttatccgggcttgggaccagcacttgacctgggctggcttggccacccagtggctaggtaggcaatcgaggtgaagttccttgcccaagggaacaacgcaccggccggtgacttgaaccttctaactcagattgccgtcgtgacagtcttgagtccgacgctctaaccattcggccaccgcggcctttgacgatcatgggcttccatgatttttcttggcaatttagagcggtggtttgccattgccttccgcccggtgttttttttttttttttttctggacagagaagaagacgaatgatgaagtgctgagaaaaataaattgtaaagaccggctgttggacatattgaacaggaggaaattaaagtttattggtcatgtgatgagaagtaaaagtatcgagaaagacttgctgacagggatggtgataggaaacagaggaagaggcaatccgaagacaagattgagtgacaatatcaaagatatttgatactgtcactcaatcaatcaatcaatcaatcaatatatatatatatatatatatatatatatatatatatatatatatatatatatatatatatatgtgtgtgtgtgtgtgtgtgtgtgtgtgtgtgtgtgtgtgtgtgtgtgtgtgtgtgtgtgtgtgtgtactgtacgtATGCTTATACACCCATTTACTCATTAATTCATTAATCTCTTCATAGCTTCCTGACAACTGAAAGCCAGCCTTACTTTTCCAGAGCGTGTCCTCGATCGACGACAAGCCGACGGAGGGCCACCGGCCATTCGCAAACACAATCGGGAACGACCACTTTTCTCTCCCGAAGGTCGTCGTCAACTAGCCAGCAAGTGAAAACTTAAAACGTGTTGAGGAAACAAATGAACGTCGTCTGAGACTAATggattatttttacttgtaattatataaatatatttttggcgcGGGATACTGTTTACATCATATGTAAACGAAAAAgtatagacaaacaaaaaatacgaacactcgcacccaaacacacatctatctgcctgtttatctatcactgtctatctctctacaaGCAAGTCATAAATCCAAGCCCACGCGAAGTATGAAACAGACACCACAATCCACTTACCGGGACACACACTACATTTCTTATCCACAGGTATGCTGAAGTAATACATAACAAGTATTTTCAGAATGACCTGTAATAAAGACTCACAAGAACATATCCagaaggagggggtaaagggtgcATTACGCGAGTGCAACTGAACAGATATTTTGTCACTATCTGTTGCTCAAGATTTGTATTTTCATGCTATACCTATGGATGTTAAGTGTCACTTTCTTTGTAAGCGATTTTTGATAATCGATGTCAGGTTTAGCTTGGCGCTAAATATTGTCAATACTATTGTCAAGAGATGATGCACAACAATGTTAGTGTTTGGGAACACGAACCGTTGTCatgaaataaatgtttttattaaaacGCTGACTTTCTTTATAGCGAGTTTCCTTTTGTCTTGGCAAAAGACAAGACATTGAACAAAGACGACCGAGTGACGCGAAACGATTTTGAAAATAAGACAAAGCAGCGGCAACTCCTTTACCGCAAGTCCTGTCCGTGTCATGTCAATATTTCCCCTCTTTGATTCCTTGATAACTGGTGTTTTGATTCTCCTGGTTGATAATGGCAACAAAATCTTTGATTTATGAACTTCGATTATAATATCTTGTCTTTGTTCTGCTGATTTTTGTGCAAGATCATTGATGATTTCAGCAACGTCATCTCACTTGAATCCCTCTATTTCAAAGACCAAATCTCAGACCCAAAGTAACAGCGTTAACCATTTCCTCGTCTTCTGCACGTCAAGCAACTCTTCACTTTTGTTGAAATCCATTTGTATTACACTCCTGTCTCTTCCTAACTCTTTATTGTAATTAGGGCCGGATTTGGACcttggggaggcagggcacgccAGGCTCGGGAGCCCCTCAACTTAAAGATTAAATGACGTGGCAGATAAATGAATGACAAACCGCAACATTTTAGTTACCAATTTATCAAGCTATTCAAAGGGGGAGTGGCACCTCTTTGAAATATATTGGGTCGCCCTGCCTTTACAGTTTTTGCTGTCGCACATACtaattttgttgatattttttcacTAATAAAACAAGTTTCTTAATTATTAACTTCTTGTATGTCCTTAGCCTGGAACCCCTCAGGATCTTGGCCCGGGGCTATTGCTCCTTGTGCCCCCTATAAACCCGACTCCGATTTTAGGGCTTCTTCTGGGTTTTGTAAGGAGGCCAAAAGCATATAAAATTCCTCCTCTACTTTCTCGGATCATCCCTGGTTGACATCCATGAAGCGTACGAACAGGAATGGCTGAGTGTAGACTTTTGGTGCACACACTCCTCATTTTCTTCACTACATGCGTAATTGTAAAGTATCCCTAAGATTCATTCGTTTAGCACATGGGCTTCTGTGAtacactatattttttaaatcactgTATACTCTTCTAATTGGGATTTTGACGTCTTTTCAagcttttccattattttctttctcgccTTTACACTTATACTCCTTAAACCCTAGTATTActgtgacattaaaaaaaaagtatttcacaTTGCCTTTGTTTTGCTTTGGTTTTCTCACTGCTGCTTTTCATTCAATTTTTCATCTTGTTCCtatttctattctcctctcttcataCAGTGTATTCTTTCCCTGTACGGAATTTGCAAATATCCTTTTCCTTCGCTATTGTAAACCTAATTCAGAGCAGCTGTTTAAAGTAGGTCTCACATCtccaaatgaaataaaacgaagCCAGAGAAAGAGATCACGGCCGTAGCTTGCAACCAAAATCAACGAAgcataaaatgagaaagaaaactaatgatattaatgagagaaagaa is a window from the Penaeus monodon isolate SGIC_2016 chromosome 41, NSTDA_Pmon_1, whole genome shotgun sequence genome containing:
- the LOC119598282 gene encoding uncharacterized protein LOC119598282 isoform X2, producing the protein MTIGLLTGQQRPILMSPRWTITNQVSLPTGSNSAPDRAARYIHAVQFLFVATLSLKDLFPPDERSGGSRSLGEDQLNIFHSIEDSLASLGVDGRSCLLRLICELQGNAIGRYTVVGELLTLLFTPKRGMNDFLHDYIEAEDAGRDGGDCASRYQACPFSLTGTLERYRRYMESVSSIDDKPTEGHRPFANTIGNDHFSLPKVVVN
- the LOC119598282 gene encoding uncharacterized protein LOC119598282 isoform X1, coding for MKSQTLETNQTSLKKYTRNPIPCRLSNCLASMTSEFILSKPFWNVANTLVLPVLSDDNGDGIPKLRSLVSLSLPITIFLDSILGEPPSAASSSAPLGRSGGSRSLGEDQLNIFHSIEDSLASLGVDGRSCLLRLICELQGNAIGRYTVVGELLTLLFTPKRGMNDFLHDYIEAEDAGRDGGDCASRYQACPFSLTGTLERYRRYMESVSSIDDKPTEGHRPFANTIGNDHFSLPKVVVN